The DNA window TCTTACGCATTTACACACAGTTTCAAAGGCCAAATGGGTTTCAACAGCAAAAAGTGTTACGGTTTTCTTAATTCATCCTCAAAATCCTCCTGATTTGCAGAGGAGTTTGAGAAAAGGATCTCAAGTAATCTCCAATCAGTGAGTGGACAGAACcacaaaatgacccaaaaaaaataaaaaaagtacattaaaactcaacacacaaacatttaaaagcTTTAAATGAAAATATCCCAACTTCATATAATAATTACAACATATACATGCATAATAAATGAATAGTTGCTAATAAAATCTGATATGATTTTAAAGCACAGTGAAATAAGAGAGCACTTATGTGAGCATTTATGACACCTGACAACTAAGAATGAGGAAGAGATGCTTTAAGATCATGTCATAAAAACTCCCAGCTACCTGGAGCCAATTTAATGCGCcacttacacacatatacaaacatgCTGCCCAATTATCATCATTTAGAAGAGTTTAGGGAGTTGCCGTAATCGCCCGAGGTCCAGAAAATTTCCAACAGACCCCTGATTCTCTGAGAGTGGTGAAGGCCTCTGGACGTCTGATAGAGAAGAACGCCGCTGAGGAAGGAGTTTTGGGCCATTCTCCGTGTCTAGGCTTGCCTGCTCATGAGTTAGTAGCTGCATTTTTGGACGCAAGTCTCGTATTAACTGGCTTTGGGAGTCCTGAGGAGATGCGTGGAGATGGGTGAGGGGTTCAGGCTGCTTGTTGGTtatatttttcaaaataaaaccaGCTACACTCTCCCTGTTGTGTCCAGCATTTTCAGAATTGTTAAGTTGCAGCGAGCACCCGAGAGCAGAATCTGCCTGCACTCGCTGCATCCGAGCCTTTTCGCCatcatcctcttcctcttcgCTGCTGCTCGCACCTTCAATCAGTCCATACCTCTTCATGTACATGCAGGTGGCTAACGACATGTTGCTGGGAGACAGGATGCTCATGCCTACGTTGCTCTTATCCAGGGCAGTCTTTCCAAACAGCACAGCGCCAGGATTCGAGTGAGCTCCAGGCGTTTGGCCCCCGAGGGAGAGCCGAGATAGCTGAGAGTCACTCAGGTACTTCAAGGCGATGGCGTTGGCCTCCAGGCTCAGATCTGCACCACCACTCAGCCCCCACATGCTGGTCCCAACCGGTTCAGATAGAGCCAGCCTAGGAATCACGGCCTCAGGGTTTATGGAAGCCAGAGTGCTAGACGAGACAAATGCTGGGTTAAGATTTCAGGATTTTAgattttaaaagaagaaaaataaataaataaataaaataaaaattcatTAATATAGAAAATGACCTCAGAATTAGTCAGCCACATTTAGCAATACGGTAGCCAAAACAGAACCTAATGTAatagggcttttttttttggatagaAGTGAGTCACATAGCACCTAAAACCACAAAGCAAATCTATTTGAATCTCCTTAACCCGATGCAGGTTGAGGAAAGAGTGTGATGAGTCAGGTGAGGCCTGTCTCACAAGCACGAAATCTGTTTATCACGTGCAATGTGGCCCGTTATTATACCCATTACTCATAGGCAAGGACTACAGAGCTCCTTTTCCTTTAAATAGATACAATAGTAAAACTGGTTACTGGTGTCCAAATGTAAAAACGCACAGGTCTTTATGTAATGCTTTTCACAATGGTTGTTCGCATAGATCTGGGGCCAGGCCTCTTTTGAGTGAGCCAGTAGGGACAACGTTAAGAACATGTGTCTCAGATCAAAAGGGAGTCTAGATTCTCTAAACCGGGCCGAGATTTCCTACCACTTTCCTCTGACCTTGTCGAGGATCATTCTGTGACGGAGGCCTTCGTTTTTTAATGCTATTTTTTGCTATTTCATATAAAGCAATGGTGTGATTATCACAATATAGCAAAGTAGCTAATCACACTGCGATCGTAAAAAGTCGCACAACTTAGAATGTTATAATCACGCAGCTCCGGCCTCCGCATCACACTTGACCTGCAGTGCACTGTTCATTAACATCATTCTGAACAGATTTCACTCATTTAAACGGCTCAGAAATGTAGTTTAAggttttttaaagttttaatgGTCTACTCAGTAAAATAAACGATGGGTTTAAATTGGGCATGGTCCCATAATGACAGCCCAACAGGCTTGGTTGGGGTCgggctggatttttttttgggCCGATCTAAGCTCTAGCGTGAAAGCATTCTGATATATTGGAAAATGTGAATgaagaattaaataaaatagttattttaaaatagaataaataaaatagagaagagaagagctgGAAAGCAACCAGATTCCAGCAAAATCCACATCATGTGCAAGTAGAGCTGGAcgatatgacaatattttatcgtatggTGATAAATGTAGTGATGATGACAGTACAGTAAgcttttctaatcatatggaggagactgttattattgcttaataaacactgatcagctgcaggtttcattactaacagtgtaattagactgggttcattagataaagagagtataaatcactgtattcagtacaggagaggatctgaatagaagattataagaatctgatactgatgtgtttagtctgttaTTTACATGCATCAcaaaaaagtctaaaaatactatataaaagttttaaaaatctgtaacatagaaaaaaatgcaaatatccTGCTGTAGATCAGCTATCAATCAAATCATCTGCCCAATGCCTAGGTTGTCATCTGCTAAGAATTTAATGCTGCCCCATATTCCAATGCAAACCCGTCTCGGTTGACTCACTATCTTTGGGGTATTTTCCTTGTGGGACAAACTACCACTTTAAAGTTGGTCTTTAGGTTCTTCATTTACCTGGCGCTCTCCACAGTGGTGCGGCTGGCATTTCCAGAGTGAGCGTCCAGCTCCATGGTCACTCCAAGATGGTGAAGCTGTTTAACGGTGGCTTTCAAAACCTGATTCTGCTctgaaacagcagctctctggtCCAGGAGCGGCTCCTTGGGTGTGGGTTTATATGGAGGTGAACTTCCAGACCGTGGAGGCGACAGACTGTGTCTGTGAGGATGGTTGCGTACATGGCGTTCCACCATTACGTCTTCAGTTACAGAATCCTGGAGACGACTGTTCACTTGACCCTGCAAAGGGAATgaggcactgaggagctgtatCTTTGAGAAGCAAAGGTCTAAGATTTATGTCGGAACTAGTTTTCCAAAGGAAGGTCTTACCAGTAACTCTTGATAAAATCTCTGATCGTGTACAACTTGTTCTTCAGAGACGTCCTCTCGACCTGGAGACTGAGAGCTGTAGTACATGCTAGCACTTTCCCCAAAGACAGGGCTCTGAAAGGAATGCATTCCTGTATTTGATGGggtgctgaaaaaaaaagaaagtgtttGGTGCTCATTTTACCCATGAAAATGTTCTATTCAAGCACCAGATTTAGaacaaaatacagaaataaaaaggCTTCATTCAGTAATCTTATAACTGCTATTGACTCTGAGGAATTGCACACAACCACTTAACTTAAAGCAACAGTGTGTAAAAATTTGACCTTAAAATCtgagcttcaaaatcattgggACTGATATACTGACTGTTATAGTGAGAACAGCAGCTCTATCATTACCACTACATGTTCTACACATAGCTAAGTGCATTATGGaactttgttaaaaaaaaagtcaggacATGAAAACACGCAATGTTGCCGGTCAACCCGAGCCATATTAGTGTACTTCCTGTAGTATtgctctaccgcctcagtccacatgcttctctaccttcagacgCTGCTCCTGCATCTTTCAGCTTGTGTGCGTGTACATCTGTACATGAGGGGGAgctcaaagtgtgatttgtttttactgcaggggagtaaaattttattattacactcaaccaactgtagggggagctgaGGAGCAACAATACCAAGTCTCACACAATGTTGCTTAAAAGCAGCAGCACTATGGGAGAACTGGTGTTTttgctcctgtgctccccctacagtctgcTCCCCCCACTTTTAAACTACAGCCATTAATACGAAATACAATTTGAGCTTCCCAGTTcttgaggtcttgtggagcatcagcatgatcctggcCCTGCTGTTTTTGCTAAATTTGCTTTAACGgcaccttttaaaaaaaaaacaaaaaaaaaaaaaaaaaacacacgagCAGATGATCTGCGAACCAAAACACAAACATCTAGCTACAAAATATCATACTCATGTTGTGGTGATCTTGCAGAGCTGAGAGGTGTTCCAGGGCCCTGTTCGTCTCTACTGTGGTGGGCTTCTTCAGAGCCAAGTCTCGAGGAGACAGGGCTACCGTCGTTACCACTGGTTTGCCACTGAGGCTCAGGAGGACATTCCAGAGAAGGACCATCGtgtgtggggtcctgaccaggACCACTCCAAAACAAGCTGGCACCTACAAGAGCAATCACACGAGTTCAGTTCTGAGGACCGTCTCCCACCTGAATGTTGATCAGATTTATAGTGCCTGAatatttgtagacaccccttctaataaatgcatttaacgACTTTTAGTTGCacatattgctgacacagatgtgcaaatgcacacacacagcttgtttagtccctgtagagaagtacagccaatagaataggactctctggagcagatcaactagataaacctattggcaccatgctgcctaatgccacaAAGtaccccagcattgatctgtggagcagtggaagaactgtgttctctggaatgatggtgaagctccacccaatacttctgggatgagttggggatcctgaccttgctaacaCTCTGgtcactgaattcaatcaaatcctcataacactgctccttcaaaatctagtagaaagtcttcttctctggacagtagagacagttactccaacaaaagcaggatcagctctgttTTTCGAAGAAATAAGGATGGaacagctgtcccaatacttttggccacacTGATCACGTTCATGAAGATATGAAAAGCAAGTTAATAAAGATGCTAAACACAAGAGGCACCTGTTCCCACTGCAATGCTGACACTTGTCTTCTTTTGGGGCTCAGAAATGGCTGACGTTTGCGTGACCTGTTCCTGCTGGTGTTCCTCAGATGGTTCCTGCGAAGGCTCAGACACCTTACTCTGCGCATCAAGAAGCTTCTGGATCTAGAAGACACAAGTTCACACCTATTAAACATCATATAATACAATCAAAAGTTCAGTGCCATTTGGTGTTTGGACTCTTGGGCTACACTTGAACATCATGAGTAGAAACCCCACTGCCAGGACAAAATCGTGCATTAAACAGAAAAGGTGAAAGGGCAAAGGCCTTTTACTCAATTCAAGAAGGCGTAGCAGCTCCACCGTCTCCTGTGGTCGGTGTGGGATGGGTCATATGTGCACAAAAGGCTTCTGGGGTCTGTCTACCCAGAGAAGAGCTGGAATGCAACCAGATTCCAGGAAAATCCACATGTGcgactagagctgggcaatatactgatattttattgtatggtGATAAATGTAGTGATGGTGACAGTACAGTAAgcttttctaatcatatggaAGAGCCTGTTAttactgcttaataaacactgatcagctgcaggtttcattactaacagtgtaattagactgggttcattagatgaagagagtataaatcactgtattcagtacaggagaggatctgaataggagtttataagaatctgatactgatgtgtTTATTCTGTGATTTATGCAAAGCATtgcaaaaaaagtctttaaatattgtgatctagtatttttatcatatcgcccagcccatGTTCTCCTATCCATAAAACAACCTAATAGACTCAACAACCTGTTTCCTCAATTAATTCTCTGAAAATTAAGGAAAAAAGGTACTCAACCACTTTCAGAGGACACTCCGGTTACAATCTGAGCTTTTTATTAACCCTTTTAACCAGAGACGTGCTATTGTTATTAGTCTTCAAATATTTTCTTTAATTAAAAGAATCCCGACATACAACAAGGATGACGAGTTTACTTAAAAATTGCTCAAaacttaaagaaaaaaaaaaaaaaaaaaaaaagtgaaactgGGTTGATGAGAGCAGAAACCACTCAATACCACAGTACTGGCGATACTGAGCAATGATactgataccaactctgacttaaatactggatCGACGGCTCTAAatgctgatatttacagtgttgCACTTTTTATAGACTGCACCTTTTTATTTCTGATCCTAAATAAGATCTAATAACCTCGAAAGagcagcatttactggttgagtaacgGCACATtagaaaagtttcagagctgaaAATTAAAAATATGTGCAGGTAGGGAAGCGTAATCTTGCTCAGCTTCACCAAAAAGCTTTTAactgctgttaaaaaaacaaaaacaccagtttagaaacagaaagagctTCTGCAGCAATTGCTCACGCAGTTTCTCGTCACTGTGTAAAAAAgctactaaacttcagtgtttcctgtaaacaagctgctgaaactcaacatctgctgctaaaagttccattaaatCTCAGTTTAATGATGAGTAATTtgtgactggcttttactggtcgtttaaacgtttggtttcataaagcaAGGCGTCAGTAGGCTTCATGGTATCTGTTCGCCCTGCTGCTGATACAAATACTGCGcgtaagtgccagtatcagtatcagtgttGGTGCAACACTACGGTCAACTATTTTATTGCTTGGTCGATAAATCTAAACAATACATTTTTCTCCAAAAAGTTAAGTTGAGTATTTTAAAATTCCTTTTATGCAGCATGAAACAAAATGTTTACATATGAAAGTGTGGCTGGTAACTCCCATGTGATTGACGGCAGTGCAGTTGGGCATTTAGTGCATTTATGGCCTTCACCACATAtgtgcaaaataataataataataataataagatatgGTTTATACCTTTATATATAAAAGTTAAAGTTATCAGTTATTCACTGCTACATTCTAAGGAATCAGAGAGACGAACACATCGCTTTAATATTGAATTCATTTAGCAGCAACAAGAGCAACAGATTTTATACCGCTTCCTCACTAAAGATTATTAAGCATGAAGACATTTACAGTGGTTTTGCTGCCTCTGGCGGCCCATTTAACTGCAGcacagtactgatacataacatgcataacatttgcattgtgattatttgcacagctgtacagatgttaattttatattacatattatttttattctatttattgtttagtgtatttttctcttagtgtaatactttGTCATACTTttttgtgttgctctcaccaagtcaAATTTCTTGTACGTATAACAAACCCGGCGAGATAAGagtttctgattctgatccagAATAGCACCTATGTGTTTTCTCCTCAGGTGATTAGCCACCTGTTTGGTTCCTGCTCATTTTAAATACTCCCATACTTTCAATGCATCAAGTCTTTGGAAACTTTTAAAAACCTATTTCGCAACAAGGCTTGGCTCGGCTGCAGCCGCCatcatcttttttcttttgcaacGGTAGCTTGGAACGGAGCCGACTGATGACTGGAGGCAAAATAACTTCCCTTATTGTAGCCATTATGTAGTTTTAATGAGGAAGTGCATTTGTTATTTGAACTAAAGTGTTTGAGATGTAAAAACAAGAGAGatctaataaaaaaagactttaatcttttttaaaagattaaaaagaagtatatacatttttaaatataaatctgaaaaataaagcTACTCAACCACTTTCAGGACACTCTAGACGTGCTACTAGtctcaaaataaaacaattaagaTACAATCTTAAATTAAAATAAGCATTCATGAATGTagcttactgttttttttttgcttaacttAGAAAGactttattatataaatttaCACCATAGAGTGTGCATGAGAATGAAATTTTGTTGCACTGGCTCGAAGTAGTCATAAGTCAACAGCAGTATTAATACAGTGTTCTTTACAGTGTAGTGGAAAGTGTAGTCAAATATACATAcgtatataaataaacaaaataaaatgtgtagAAATATATATCAACAGTCATTTACAAAATATTGCACTGGAGCTCCTAGGTATGGAGTGCTCAACATATGTATAGTTACATACATATGTTTTTATTAAGAGTTCAGCAGTCTTACGGCATGAGGCAAGAAGCTGTTTTTGAACCTGGCTGTTCTGCATCGAATAGACAACGAAACCTCTTTTCAGAGGCCAGCAGCAAAAACAGTCCATGGTGAGGGTGGGAGGTATCTCGGTTCTGGGCTTTGATCAACAGAGATTAATATGttttaaggttaaaaaaaaaaaaaaaaaaaaaaaaaaaaaaaaatcacctgaTATTACTGAAACTGGTATACTACTTACAATTTGTGCACATAGAGCCAGCTGTAGAGCTTTCCTATTGGTCAGGCTCTAGTTTGACATTGAGTTCTTGTGTTGCGCAACAGAGCTAAATATACCTGCCTATGTGGTTTCACATATACTAATAGCTAagacacactgtgtgatgtACCTGTATCCATTCGGTGTGCTCGATTTACTCATGTTGCAGGTATGGTACTAACTGATGGAGTAAGCGCTTTCGCCTACATTTTGGCAAAGTGGAAAACTGGATTTCACACTAAACTATTACTATAGTACAAACCTGGGCCTGCAGTTGCTTCAGCTGCCGGTCTTGCTCCATCAGCATCCTGTAGGCATCAGCAGGTAGAAGACCCATACCGCCCTCTAGGGGAGGTACTGCAACAGAACTGGGCTGGCCAGTACAGCCTGTCTGCAGTTGGCAACACTGGGCCTGGCAGGCTGGTACCCGCTGCTCCAAAGCTCCACTGCTGGGGCTGGTACAGGGGACACGTTGTCTGTGCGAGGGGGAGCAGTGCTGGGGGGCGCTGGGGTGGCAGACAGGGCTCTTAGTGGGGGATGCATGGCAGCCCAAAGACCGTCGTGTTGGAGAAAGATAGCAGTCCCCATGAGGACTGCTTTCAGAGGAACAGACCATTTGGTTGCTAGATGCCATATGTACATGAGCAGGATGGAGAGGCGTCCCTTGCCAGGTATTGCTTTGGTATACAGGCATGTGGCCATGGTGAGCAGAACAGCAGTTGCAGGTGTTGATAACGGGGTTTGAGGCAGGAGTACTGTGGAAGAGCCTATGCTGAGAAGCGTGCATCATGGGAGTTTGTTCTGGAACGATGGAGGCTTTCTTGTGGCTGGACGCTGGTGGTCTAGATGGTGAGGACGGATGAGGGTGAGGCTTACTCACAATATCCTGCCCAGGTCTCTGCATGAGCTGATGGAACGAGCTGTTTGGTGAAGAGCCAGACTTGGGAGAAGAAGTTGACGAGCCAGAAGATGAGGCTGAGGAACCCTTGCTGGATCTTCGAGCTGTGGAAGGAATGGCTGGCTTGCCTGTCAAAGGCTTTGGGGTTTGGTGTCCTGAGGTGGACTGTGGTCTATTGGCCTTTGGATGGGACAGCACTGGTGTCAGCGGCCTTCTGATGGGGGGTGGTCCGGCCATGCCGCTCTGAGCTGGTTGTCGTGGTCCTGGTCGCTGACTACCACTTCTCGAGCTCCTTTGAGGAGTATTCAATTGGGCGGGAGGAGGAAGAGTGTGGTCATATGATTCCATCGTCTTTCCATCAAGGAAGCTGCCATCTGCTACCATAGAGAGCTCAGGAACTGAGGGCTGGACTTGTCTAGTCTGCGGATATCCAGAAAAGAATTAATGCTGACTGTTAACTGTTACACAACAATTATTGAATAttaattatcaataataatGAGGTTTAATCGTCTAAGACCTGTTGGCTAACTGGATGAGGGTTAGGGGAAGGTCGTGGAGAAAgatcctcatcctcaactcctgaGTCATGATCACTGGAGGACAGTTTGTTCTGGGCTGTGACTGATGATGCAGCTCTCGCACCCCTGATGAAAGCAGGAGGAGATAAACTGACTGGTTTAGGTCAATTAACatatgtaaacaaataaagCCATCCCGCCAAGTCAGTGTTTTGGGCTACGGCATAACCTGGATCAATCTGCATCAATTATTACCTACTAAAGGGAGGCCTAGAACCTTAAAGCACTCTGCAAAAGCCATCATTCACATCGCTGATCAATAATACCTCTTACTATTTCACATTCTGATTACTGTACCTTGGTTGTGCTGAACGAGACAACACTTCTTTAAAGAGCTCAACCTCCCTGCTCTGGTTCTTGGCACCAAGCTCAAACAGCAGGGAACGTCCGTCCAGTGGTTCTACATTCTATCAACACAGACAGAGATGTACCTTTGTCCTCAAAAGTGTCACAGATGATCACATACTACGGATGACTTTTCTATTTGGCAGTATTTGTTTTATCTCAGGAGATAAAGGAGATGATAAAGGAGCAGTCGCTTTCTTCAAGGGACACTCCACCAAATTCATGTAATATGCAAATTTGAACTCAACTGAGATGTTTGCTGCCAAAGTCTAACGCAGGGTTTCTCAAATCTGGTCCTGGAGAagccctgccctgcacatttatCGCTTTCCATTCTCCAAACACGCCTGACTCAACTAATTAGTTCATTAGCAAGTCCTTTTCAGAGGTGCAGTGGGTGGGTTAAGGCAGGGAAACCACTGCAATGTGCAAGCTAGGGCaccttcaggaccagggttgagaaacactggtcTAAGCAACTTCAACACACCTTGTACAGCGTGACTGATTCAGTGCTGGTAAGAAGCTGAAAGCTCATGTCTATTGGCCCACCACGCAGTTTGCACTGGTAGAATTCAGGTTCTCGGTGAGTGAGAGAGTAGAGAACCACCAAGAACGCATCACTCTCCGACATCActctggagggggggggggggggggggggtcagaacAGCATGTTTTAGAGACAGTGATCAGACAGAGCAGATATAGTGCAAGTCTGGCATTAGCCACTATACTAACTGCCATTTAGAGGAGTCTAACGCTAATCGAGCAGACAGGTCGAGCAGATGGGCACAGCACTAACCTGTCCTGGAGGGAGGAGCTGTACAGGTACCTCAGACACCACGCCCACACCACAGGATTATGAATGTGTGTAACCCCACTGAGCCATCTGTCACAAAAGAGGACAGTAACTCCATCAGCCTTCAGTAACCTCCCACTCAACTGTTGCACAACTCCCAGGAGTGTTTTGGTAACGGTGTGAATAAAGGAGATTGAATTACAGCGCG is part of the Salminus brasiliensis chromosome 17, fSalBra1.hap2, whole genome shotgun sequence genome and encodes:
- the stil gene encoding SCL-interrupting locus protein homolog encodes the protein MNGVQVNLRGLPSHVLEAVCRPDTVQNIRSAESGIGPLTFPKSKLHLWDPTPNGDLVHLHLSLYRSPRLLLLEKALRLAHRHARQSKTPQFSCFFIGTLAVDNDEEGVTLTLDRFDPGREQFGCTGKAPTALLPGDVLVPCWFEAQHVTDSTVFSADDFDVSFKMLQHCCSSRETLELSKLLSLRARLSCLENMDRLSFGLNWAGVTLANSLEAVPVRAVPIIPTALARNLSSPVSIAQPLHSAGRKRGFLTMDQTRKLLLILESDPKIYTLPLVGVWLSGVTHIHNPVVWAWCLRYLYSSSLQDRVMSESDAFLVVLYSLTHREPEFYQCKLRGGPIDMSFQLLTSTESVTLYKNVEPLDGRSLLFELGAKNQSREVELFKEVLSRSAQPRGARAASSVTAQNKLSSSDHDSGVEDEDLSPRPSPNPHPVSQQTRQVQPSVPELSMVADGSFLDGKTMESYDHTLPPPAQLNTPQRSSRSGSQRPGPRQPAQSGMAGPPPIRRPLTPVLSHPKANRPQSTSGHQTPKPLTGKPAIPSTARRSSKGSSASSSGSSTSSPKSGSSPNSSFHQLMQRPGQDIVSKPHPHPSSPSRPPASSHKKASIVPEQTPMMHASQHRLFHSTPASNPVINTCNCCSAHHGHMPVYQSNTWQGTPLHPAHVHMASSNQMVCSSESSPHGDCYLSPTRRSLGCHASPTKSPVCHPSAPQHCSPSHRQRVPCTSPSSGALEQRVPACQAQCCQLQTGCTGQPSSVAVPPLEGGMGLLPADAYRMLMEQDRQLKQLQAQIQKLLDAQSKVSEPSQEPSEEHQQEQVTQTSAISEPQKKTSVSIAVGTGASLFWSGPGQDPTHDGPSLECPPEPQWQTSGNDGSPVSSRLGSEEAHHSRDEQGPGTPLSSARSPQHDTPSNTGMHSFQSPVFGESASMYYSSQSPGREDVSEEQVVHDQRFYQELLGQVNSRLQDSVTEDVMVERHVRNHPHRHSLSPPRSGSSPPYKPTPKEPLLDQRAAVSEQNQVLKATVKQLHHLGVTMELDAHSGNASRTTVESASTLASINPEAVIPRLALSEPVGTSMWGLSGGADLSLEANAIALKYLSDSQLSRLSLGGQTPGAHSNPGAVLFGKTALDKSNVGMSILSPSNMSLATCMYMKRYGLIEGASSSEEEEDDGEKARMQRVQADSALGCSLQLNNSENAGHNRESVAGFILKNITNKQPEPLTHLHASPQDSQSQLIRDLRPKMQLLTHEQASLDTENGPKLLPQRRSSLSDVQRPSPLSENQGSVGNFLDLGRLRQLPKLF